From Rudanella lutea DSM 19387, a single genomic window includes:
- the ilvB gene encoding biosynthetic-type acetolactate synthase large subunit yields the protein METVSVLPEIETEPAAMKLMSGSEALMRALLAENVDTIFGYPGGAIMPVYDALYDFQDQINHILVRHEQGAGHAAQGYARMQGRAGVCLVTSGPGATNLVTAIADALIDSTPLVCIVGQVGKKLLGTDAFQEADVMGVTMPITKWNYQITSADEVPEVMAKAFYIAQSGRPGPVLIDITKSAQLELMTRPFTYERCQSMISYRPRLVPKPDQVEAAAKLINEAKRPYILAGHGVQLAKAEEELKAFAEKTGIPVATTLLGQSTISTDHPLYVGWLGMHGNYGSNVLTDQADVIIAIGMRFDDRVTGDASKFIKQAKVVHIEIDPAEIDKIIKAHAPVVGDAKEALNALMPLVNPNDHTVWRNEFRKYEAIENEKITVPSLSGVSEKIQMGEVIDLLSKKTNGEAVLVTDVGQHQMMASRYYQFRRPNSLVTSGGMGTMGFALPAAFGAQVGAPDRQVVAIIGDGCFQMTLQELGTIVQNKQPVKAIILNNNFLGMVRQWQQLFHQRRYSFVELQNPDFITIARGFGMDGHTCSDRATLSDSLDQMLAHEGPYLLEVIVEKEENVFPMVPAGASVSQIRLE from the coding sequence ATGGAAACGGTCAGCGTCTTACCTGAAATAGAAACCGAGCCGGCAGCCATGAAGCTAATGTCTGGCTCAGAAGCTCTCATGCGTGCTCTGCTGGCCGAAAACGTTGATACGATTTTCGGGTATCCGGGCGGGGCCATTATGCCGGTGTACGATGCCCTGTACGACTTTCAGGATCAGATCAATCATATTCTGGTTCGGCATGAGCAGGGCGCCGGCCACGCGGCACAGGGCTATGCCCGCATGCAGGGCCGGGCGGGCGTTTGTCTGGTGACGTCGGGGCCGGGAGCTACCAATCTCGTCACGGCCATCGCCGACGCCCTCATCGACTCTACCCCGCTGGTGTGCATTGTGGGGCAGGTTGGCAAGAAGCTGCTCGGTACCGATGCGTTTCAGGAAGCCGATGTGATGGGCGTGACCATGCCCATTACCAAGTGGAACTACCAGATCACGAGCGCCGACGAGGTGCCCGAGGTGATGGCCAAAGCATTTTACATTGCACAGTCGGGGCGGCCCGGTCCGGTACTGATTGATATTACCAAGAGTGCCCAGCTGGAACTCATGACCCGGCCGTTTACCTACGAGCGTTGCCAGAGCATGATCAGCTACCGGCCGCGGCTGGTGCCCAAGCCCGATCAGGTCGAAGCGGCTGCCAAACTGATCAACGAGGCCAAACGCCCGTATATTCTGGCGGGGCATGGCGTGCAACTCGCCAAGGCCGAGGAAGAACTGAAAGCCTTTGCCGAGAAAACCGGAATTCCGGTAGCGACAACCCTGCTGGGGCAGTCGACCATCTCGACCGACCACCCGCTGTACGTGGGCTGGCTCGGTATGCACGGTAACTACGGCTCCAACGTTCTGACCGATCAGGCCGATGTGATTATCGCTATCGGGATGCGGTTCGATGACCGGGTGACGGGCGACGCCAGCAAGTTTATCAAGCAGGCGAAGGTGGTGCACATCGAAATTGACCCGGCCGAGATCGATAAAATCATCAAGGCCCACGCCCCGGTTGTGGGCGATGCCAAAGAGGCTCTGAACGCCCTGATGCCGCTCGTGAACCCGAACGACCATACCGTATGGCGGAATGAGTTTCGGAAATACGAAGCGATTGAGAACGAGAAAATCACCGTACCCAGCCTATCGGGAGTCAGCGAAAAAATTCAGATGGGCGAGGTGATTGATCTGCTCTCGAAGAAAACTAATGGTGAGGCCGTACTCGTGACCGATGTGGGGCAGCATCAGATGATGGCCTCGCGGTACTACCAGTTCCGGCGGCCCAACAGCCTGGTTACGTCGGGTGGCATGGGTACAATGGGCTTTGCCCTGCCCGCAGCCTTTGGTGCGCAGGTAGGCGCTCCCGACCGGCAGGTGGTAGCCATCATCGGCGACGGCTGCTTCCAGATGACCCTTCAGGAGCTGGGTACCATTGTGCAGAACAAACAGCCGGTTAAGGCCATCATTCTGAACAATAACTTCCTCGGGATGGTACGGCAGTGGCAACAGCTGTTTCACCAGCGCCGGTACTCGTTTGTGGAGTTGCAGAACCCCGATTTCATCACCATCGCCCGCGGGTTTGGTATGGATGGGCACACCTGCTCAGACCGGGCCACACTGTCGGACTCGCTCGATCAGATGCTGGCGCACGAGGGGCCGTATCTGCTTGAGGTAATCGTTGAGAAAGAAGAAAACGTGTTTCCGATGGTTCCGGCCGGTGCCAGTGTTTCGCAGATCCGGTTAGAATAA
- a CDS encoding O-methyltransferase — protein sequence MFSDSVANIPPGFDPIAQAGQAIGFSMPSDLQTGAFLKAMVGAKPGAAVLEIGTGTGLATAWLLAGMDAQSTLVSIDNEPEYQAIAQEFLGDDTRLTLVCADAGNWLETNKNQVFDLIFADAWPGKYSHLDAALGLLAEGGMYVIDDMLPQSNWPEGHDQNVDKLVADLESRPDLHTVKLAWSTGLLVATRKGTAPSTTKLN from the coding sequence ATGTTCTCCGATTCCGTAGCCAACATCCCTCCTGGATTTGACCCAATTGCTCAGGCGGGACAGGCAATTGGGTTTTCGATGCCGTCCGATCTCCAAACGGGTGCTTTTCTGAAAGCCATGGTGGGGGCTAAACCGGGCGCGGCAGTGCTCGAAATTGGTACGGGAACTGGGCTGGCAACTGCCTGGCTGTTGGCCGGTATGGATGCCCAGTCGACCCTGGTTTCGATTGATAATGAGCCGGAATACCAGGCCATCGCGCAGGAGTTTCTGGGCGACGATACGCGGCTGACGCTGGTTTGTGCCGATGCCGGAAATTGGCTTGAAACGAATAAAAACCAGGTGTTCGACTTGATTTTTGCGGATGCCTGGCCCGGCAAATACAGTCATCTGGATGCTGCACTGGGGCTATTAGCTGAGGGAGGCATGTATGTGATCGACGATATGTTGCCGCAGTCCAACTGGCCCGAAGGACACGATCAGAACGTAGACAAGCTGGTGGCTGACCTGGAAAGCCGCCCTGACCTGCATACGGTGAAACTGGCCTGGTCGACCGGGCTGTTGGTGGCGACCCGAAAAGGAACGGCCCCGAGTACAACAAAACTGAATTGA
- the ilvD gene encoding dihydroxy-acid dehydratase — MTSDSPQTELNRFSRILTQQMDNPAAKAMLYGVGLTSEDMQKPQIGIASTGYEGNTCNMHLNGLSVYVKQGIQANGLVGLIFNTIGVSDGMTNGNDGMRYSLPSRDLIADSIESVVAAQWYDGVVTVVGCDKNMPGAVMAMARLDRPGIMVYGGTIRSGHYKGQKLDIVSAFEALGKKYAGNISDEDYEGVIKNSIPGAGACGGMYTANTMASSIEAMGLSLPFSSSYPATHEGKQEECKKIGAAMRRLLELNITPADIITKQSLENALTIVMALGGSTNAVLHYLAIARAAGLTLSLDEIQAISDRTPLLADLKPSGKYYMEDMLAIGGVPAVMKYLYQQGMIHGECMTVTGKTVAENLAEAPDLDFEAQKIVFPLTQPIKKTGHIQILRGNLAPTGSVAKITGKEGERFEGTAKVFEQEGDIIVALSKGEILPGQVIVIRNAGPKGGPGMSEMLKPTSAIMGAGLGDKVALITDGRFSGGTHGFVVGHVTPEAFEGGPIALVKDGDRITLDAVGRELTLHVSDEELAERRSHWVQPQPRFTKGTLGKYIRNVKSASEGCVTDEA; from the coding sequence ATGACATCTGACTCGCCACAAACCGAACTTAACCGATTCAGTCGCATTCTGACGCAACAAATGGACAACCCAGCTGCTAAAGCCATGCTGTATGGGGTTGGCCTGACGTCGGAAGATATGCAGAAGCCCCAGATTGGCATTGCCAGTACCGGCTACGAGGGTAATACGTGTAATATGCACCTCAATGGCCTGTCGGTTTACGTGAAGCAGGGGATTCAGGCGAATGGTCTGGTGGGTTTAATTTTTAATACCATTGGTGTATCAGACGGGATGACCAACGGCAACGATGGGATGCGTTACTCGCTACCCAGCCGTGACCTGATCGCCGACTCTATCGAATCGGTGGTAGCGGCTCAATGGTACGACGGTGTGGTGACCGTGGTGGGTTGTGATAAAAACATGCCCGGTGCCGTAATGGCGATGGCCCGGCTCGACCGCCCCGGCATCATGGTGTATGGCGGTACCATCCGGTCGGGGCATTATAAAGGACAAAAACTCGACATCGTGTCGGCGTTTGAGGCACTCGGCAAAAAATACGCCGGGAATATCTCCGACGAAGATTACGAGGGCGTTATTAAAAACTCGATTCCGGGAGCTGGTGCCTGCGGAGGTATGTACACGGCCAACACCATGGCCAGCAGCATCGAAGCGATGGGCCTAAGTTTGCCTTTTAGCAGCAGCTACCCCGCCACGCACGAGGGCAAGCAGGAAGAGTGTAAGAAAATTGGCGCGGCCATGCGCCGGTTGCTGGAGCTGAACATTACCCCGGCCGATATTATTACGAAGCAGTCGCTCGAAAACGCTCTGACTATTGTGATGGCTCTCGGGGGATCGACCAACGCTGTACTGCATTATCTGGCTATTGCCCGGGCGGCTGGCCTGACCCTTTCGCTCGACGAGATTCAGGCGATCAGCGACCGGACCCCACTTTTGGCCGACCTGAAGCCCAGCGGTAAATATTACATGGAAGACATGCTCGCTATCGGCGGTGTGCCGGCCGTGATGAAGTATCTCTACCAGCAGGGCATGATTCATGGCGAGTGTATGACTGTGACGGGCAAAACCGTCGCTGAAAACCTTGCTGAGGCTCCAGACCTCGATTTTGAAGCCCAGAAGATTGTATTCCCGCTGACCCAGCCGATCAAGAAAACGGGCCATATTCAGATTCTGCGCGGCAACCTTGCTCCAACCGGCTCAGTAGCCAAGATTACGGGCAAAGAAGGCGAGCGTTTTGAAGGAACCGCCAAAGTATTTGAGCAGGAAGGCGACATTATCGTGGCCCTGTCGAAAGGAGAGATTCTGCCGGGTCAGGTTATCGTGATCCGCAATGCAGGCCCCAAAGGTGGCCCCGGCATGAGTGAGATGCTGAAGCCCACCTCGGCGATTATGGGTGCGGGCCTTGGCGACAAGGTTGCCTTGATTACCGACGGCCGTTTCTCGGGCGGTACGCACGGGTTTGTGGTCGGTCACGTAACCCCCGAAGCGTTTGAGGGTGGCCCTATTGCTCTGGTTAAAGACGGCGACCGGATTACGCTCGACGCCGTAGGCCGGGAACTGACGCTGCACGTATCGGATGAGGAACTGGCCGAGCGCCGGAGCCATTGGGTACAACCCCAGCCTCGCTTTACCAAAGGGACATTGGGTAAGTATATCCGCAACGTGAAAAGCGCCAGCGAAGGCTGCGTAACCGACGAAGCATAA
- a CDS encoding HepT-like ribonuclease domain-containing protein, which produces MEIAGEATKRLSTSLRERFSEVPWKDMAGMRDRLIHQYIDIDLMIVWLTVTEEATPLLILIEHILDALEREQDKA; this is translated from the coding sequence TTGGAAATAGCTGGAGAAGCGACCAAACGTCTGTCAACGTCTCTACGTGAACGATTCTCCGAAGTTCCGTGGAAAGACATGGCTGGTATGCGAGATAGGCTGATTCATCAATACATTGATATTGACTTAATGATTGTCTGGTTGACAGTCACGGAGGAAGCCACGCCATTACTGATTTTGATTGAACACATTCTTGATGCGCTCGAACGCGAACAAGATAAAGCCTGA
- the ilvC gene encoding ketol-acid reductoisomerase, with amino-acid sequence MAQINFGGVVENVVTREEFPLEKALETLKDETIAVIGYGVQGPGQSLNMRDNGFNVIVGQRKGKTYDKAVADGWVPGETLFEIDEALERGTIICFLLSDAAQIELWPTVKAALKPGKSLYFSHGFGVTYKEKTGIVPPADVDVFLVAPKGSGTSLRRLFVEGKGLNSSFAIYQDASGKAREKCIAMGIGVGSGYLFETDFYREVTSDLTGERGTLMGAIQGIFAAQYEVLRANGHSPSEAFNETVEELTQSLMPLVAENGMDWMYANCSTTAQRGALDWWKPFRDATKPVFEQLYNSVKSQEQAEISITRNSQPDYREKLEVELAELRDSEMWQAGAAVRNLRPERN; translated from the coding sequence ATGGCACAGATTAATTTTGGCGGAGTCGTTGAGAACGTTGTTACCCGTGAAGAATTTCCGCTCGAGAAAGCCCTCGAAACCCTGAAAGACGAAACCATCGCCGTAATCGGTTATGGGGTACAGGGTCCCGGTCAGTCGCTCAACATGCGCGACAATGGCTTCAACGTGATCGTTGGTCAGCGGAAGGGCAAAACGTACGACAAAGCCGTGGCTGATGGCTGGGTACCGGGCGAAACGCTGTTTGAAATTGACGAAGCGCTGGAGCGGGGCACCATCATTTGCTTCCTGCTGTCAGATGCCGCTCAGATTGAATTGTGGCCTACGGTAAAAGCGGCCCTCAAACCCGGCAAGTCGCTGTACTTCTCGCACGGATTCGGGGTGACGTACAAAGAGAAAACGGGCATTGTGCCGCCGGCCGATGTCGACGTGTTTCTGGTGGCTCCCAAAGGATCGGGTACGTCGCTGCGCCGGTTGTTTGTAGAAGGTAAAGGCCTCAACTCAAGCTTCGCCATTTACCAGGATGCGAGCGGCAAAGCCCGCGAAAAGTGCATCGCTATGGGTATCGGCGTTGGCTCAGGCTACCTGTTCGAAACGGATTTCTATCGCGAAGTAACGTCGGACCTGACCGGCGAGCGGGGCACCCTGATGGGCGCTATTCAGGGTATTTTTGCCGCTCAGTACGAAGTGTTGCGGGCCAACGGCCACAGCCCCTCGGAAGCCTTCAACGAAACGGTGGAAGAGCTGACGCAGTCGCTGATGCCGCTCGTGGCCGAAAACGGCATGGACTGGATGTACGCCAACTGCTCGACCACGGCCCAGCGCGGTGCCCTCGACTGGTGGAAGCCATTCCGCGACGCCACCAAGCCTGTATTTGAGCAACTCTACAACTCGGTAAAATCGCAGGAGCAGGCCGAAATCAGCATCACCCGCAACTCGCAGCCCGACTACCGCGAGAAGCTGGAAGTTGAACTGGCCGAACTGCGCGACTCTGAAATGTGGCAGGCTGGTGCCGCCGTGCGCAACCTGCGCCCCGAGCGGAACTAA
- a CDS encoding S24 family peptidase, which produces MDQLPDKHLDNQSIQHRLRQVFDQLGLTIYQIAKDTSENPSKFYNILNGRAKPSYDTILNLLVQYPQIRADYIFRGVEPVLDINGPPPVVRVPVPPAEPDQIEIPFVPTRFYASFVESISDGIREADLESYPVSAAIARKYPQAIVLEIEGNSMSPQLVSGARVMATPVAEGDWVYQSGGVYAVMYRDYLVVKRIRENNLLTHQQLTLYSDHPNGGSVTISADDLRGLWKVVRIVEAPVE; this is translated from the coding sequence ATGGATCAACTTCCAGACAAGCATCTTGATAACCAATCGATTCAGCACCGATTACGGCAGGTATTTGACCAGTTGGGGCTGACGATCTACCAGATTGCCAAAGACACATCGGAGAATCCATCTAAGTTTTACAACATTCTGAACGGTCGGGCCAAGCCCTCGTACGACACGATTCTGAACCTGCTGGTGCAGTACCCGCAAATTCGGGCCGATTATATTTTCAGGGGTGTAGAGCCTGTGCTGGATATAAATGGGCCTCCGCCCGTTGTGCGGGTGCCGGTGCCGCCCGCCGAACCCGATCAAATCGAGATTCCGTTTGTGCCCACCCGGTTCTACGCCAGCTTTGTCGAATCCATCAGCGACGGAATCCGGGAAGCCGATCTGGAAAGCTATCCTGTCAGCGCAGCTATAGCCCGGAAGTACCCACAAGCCATTGTACTGGAAATCGAAGGCAACAGCATGAGCCCGCAGTTGGTGAGCGGAGCCCGCGTAATGGCTACACCGGTAGCCGAAGGCGACTGGGTGTATCAGTCGGGCGGAGTGTATGCCGTGATGTACCGTGATTATCTGGTGGTGAAACGAATTCGGGAAAACAACCTGCTTACCCATCAGCAACTGACGCTGTACTCCGATCACCCTAATGGCGGCAGCGTCACCATCAGTGCCGACGACCTGCGGGGCCTCTGGAAAGTTGTACGGATTGTAGAAGCCCCGGTTGAATGA
- the ilvN gene encoding acetolactate synthase small subunit, protein MTTYTICVFTSNTIGLLNRITIIFTRRRINIESLTVSETERMGVSRFTIVIKHESREEVEKLVRQIRKIVEVLAVFGYLNDEIVYNEIALFKVATPLGAKPLDVETVNKQHKAWVVYWGLDYVVIEKTGSEQEIFAFFEYLRQQHEMLEFVRSGRVAVGKTEKGLVEYLPEAEWAYYMA, encoded by the coding sequence ATGACCACATACACCATATGCGTCTTCACGTCGAACACGATTGGGTTGCTAAACCGCATCACGATCATCTTCACCCGTCGGCGCATCAATATCGAAAGCCTGACCGTATCGGAAACCGAGCGGATGGGCGTATCGCGGTTCACGATTGTGATCAAACACGAATCGCGGGAGGAAGTCGAGAAGCTGGTTCGCCAGATTCGCAAAATTGTGGAGGTACTGGCCGTGTTCGGGTACCTCAACGATGAGATCGTGTACAACGAAATTGCTCTCTTTAAGGTGGCAACGCCCCTCGGTGCCAAGCCCCTTGATGTAGAGACGGTCAATAAGCAGCACAAAGCGTGGGTGGTGTACTGGGGCCTCGATTACGTGGTGATTGAGAAAACTGGTAGCGAGCAGGAGATTTTTGCCTTCTTCGAATACCTGCGGCAGCAGCACGAAATGTTGGAATTTGTTCGCTCGGGCCGAGTGGCCGTTGGCAAAACCGAGAAAGGCCTCGTGGAATACCTGCCCGAGGCTGAGTGGGCGTACTACATGGCCTGA
- a CDS encoding nucleotidyltransferase family protein codes for MITPDQNTKILSYLQPYQPEWVGVFGSWARGENRPDSDLDILVKLTRPVSLLTFVRMQREMSELLNIPVDLVSEGALKNERMRQYVFQDLKILS; via the coding sequence ATGATAACGCCTGACCAAAATACCAAAATCCTAAGTTATCTCCAGCCTTACCAGCCGGAGTGGGTTGGTGTGTTTGGCTCGTGGGCACGAGGTGAAAACCGGCCGGATAGTGACCTCGATATTTTAGTGAAACTGACCCGGCCAGTATCATTGCTGACGTTTGTGCGGATGCAACGAGAAATGTCGGAACTGCTCAACATACCGGTTGATCTGGTATCGGAAGGGGCTTTGAAGAATGAACGGATGCGCCAATATGTCTTTCAGGACCTGAAAATTCTCTCGTAA